From the Flexistipes sp. genome, the window TTTTTCAAGACTCTGTTGGCTACATATTTTCAGGAAGCACGGGGTGCCGTTGAATCCTACAATGCTCTTGCTTTACTGAACGGCCTGCACTTTGACCGGCATAAGGAGATCAGATCTGTTGAAACGTTTGCGGTGGCGATAGAGAATGCGAAAAGGGAGTATATGGAAAATCCCATCGGTGTTAGATTAATTTCTCCATGGGCAAGAGTGGATTCTGCTCTGCCCAATTTTGCTGAAAAACTTATTGAGTGCGTGGAGGCGGATAATTCATAAATGCCGTAATGGGTAGGAGCCGTGATGCGTGATGAGTGATGAGTGATGCGTGAGAGAGTGAGATGGTGAAGTAGTGAAGTAGAGGAGTAGGAGGTAGGGAAATAGTGATTTGTTGGGTAGTGTATTGGTATATTTGTGTACGGCTGTTCTGCTTGCCAGTGTAACGTTAGGCTGGGACAAATGGGGAATACGTAAAGCGTAAAGCGAAACTCTGGATGAGTTACAGTCAATGTTGTTTTGTCACTTTACCATTGCACAAATTAACCAATATACTGTTAGTCTAATTCCCCTAAATCATATTCTCCGGGTTAAAAATATCCTCCAGTTCTTCTTCGCTGAGAATATTTTTTCTCCTGGTTACCTCTTTTACCGTTTCCTTGCTGTTAAATGCTTCGTAAGCAATTTCCGCGGCTTTGTCGTAGCCAATTTTTGCTGCCAGAGGGGTTACTATAGCCATTGACCATTCCACAAGCTCTTTGCACCTTTCCTCATTTGCAGTTATTCCGCTGACACATTTTTCACCGAGATGTTCCGCTGCACCGCTAAGGAGTTTGATTGAGGTAATCAGGTTGTATGCGATTACGGGCATCATTACATTCAAATCCAGAAGCCCGCTGCTTCCAGCTATGCTTATAGTCGAATGCATTCCCATAACCTGGGCTGAAACCTGAATTACTGATTCAGGTATTACAGGGTTCACTTTCCCCGGCATTATTGAGCTTCCCGGCTGAAGAGAAGGAAGTGTAATTTCCTGTATTCCACACCGGGGACCGGAGCTCATGAGGCGCAAGTCATTTGAAATTTTCATCACTCCGGCTGCAAAAGAGTTCAGACTGCCGCTGAAATAAACTATTGCGTCTTTGGATGCAATCCCTTCAAAAAGATTTTCAGCCTGCCGAAAGGATATTCCTGTGAATTCTGATATTTCATTAATTGCCTTTTCAGCAAATTCCGGGTGGGTGTTTAATCCTGTTCCCAAAGCTGTTCCGCCGAGAGGCAGCTCCAAAAGCCATTTTTCTGCTTCTTTTAACCTTGCAAACGCGTTTTTTACCTGCTGTTTATATCCGGAAAATTCCTGACCGAGAGTTACAGGCACGGCATCCATCAAATGAGTTCTGCCGATTTTTATTATGTTTTTAAATTCATTCTCTTTTTTTTCAAGGGCGTTTA encodes:
- a CDS encoding class II fumarate hydratase translates to MNYRIEKDSMGEMNVPENAYWAAQTARANLNFRISDWKMPSEFIKAVAIVKMAAASTNNKLGLIDDEKTNAIIKAAFEIINGKHDSEFPVDVFQTGSGTSTNMNVNEVIANRVSEIMSGEKGNKSLCHPNDDVNKGQSSNDVIPTAIHISAILTLEENMEKLQKLINALEKKENEFKNIIKIGRTHLMDAVPVTLGQEFSGYKQQVKNAFARLKEAEKWLLELPLGGTALGTGLNTHPEFAEKAINEISEFTGISFRQAENLFEGIASKDAIVYFSGSLNSFAAGVMKISNDLRLMSSGPRCGIQEITLPSLQPGSSIMPGKVNPVIPESVIQVSAQVMGMHSTISIAGSSGLLDLNVMMPVIAYNLITSIKLLSGAAEHLGEKCVSGITANEERCKELVEWSMAIVTPLAAKIGYDKAAEIAYEAFNSKETVKEVTRRKNILSEEELEDIFNPENMI